The Fimbriimonas ginsengisoli Gsoil 348 genome window below encodes:
- a CDS encoding UdgX family uracil-DNA binding protein (This protein belongs to the uracil DNA glycosylase superfamily, members of which act in excision repair of DNA. However, it belongs more specifically to UdgX branch, whose founding member was found to bind uracil in DNA (where it does not belong), without cleaving it, appears to promote DNA repair by a pathway involving RecA, rather than base excision.), with amino-acid sequence MRPDEDIALDDATYYGSAAPLVPPSPDLEVVRQAAMGCRACHLWRLGTQTVFGEGSPNARIMFVGEQPGDKEDLAGRPFVGPSGELLAAAMEEAGIARDDVYITNAVKHFKWIPQAGRRLHQKPNAREIRACLPWLEAELARIKPKAVLLGATAAQSILGSDFKLTKNRGRFVESDLAPYVLATLHPSAILRMPDQELREASRESLVEDLRLLAANVDRRPRGYVA; translated from the coding sequence ATGCGACCGGATGAAGACATCGCTTTGGACGACGCGACGTATTACGGATCGGCTGCTCCCCTCGTGCCTCCATCGCCCGATTTGGAAGTCGTTCGCCAAGCGGCGATGGGTTGTCGGGCTTGCCATCTTTGGCGGCTGGGGACGCAGACGGTGTTCGGAGAGGGAAGTCCTAACGCCCGGATCATGTTCGTAGGCGAACAGCCGGGGGATAAGGAAGACCTCGCCGGGCGGCCGTTCGTGGGTCCTTCCGGCGAGTTGCTGGCGGCTGCAATGGAGGAGGCGGGGATCGCCCGTGACGACGTTTATATCACTAATGCGGTGAAGCACTTCAAATGGATTCCCCAAGCCGGGCGCCGACTCCATCAGAAGCCGAACGCCCGCGAGATCCGTGCCTGTCTTCCCTGGCTGGAGGCGGAGCTCGCTCGCATCAAGCCGAAAGCGGTCCTGCTTGGAGCGACGGCGGCCCAGTCGATCTTGGGCTCGGACTTCAAGCTGACCAAAAACCGCGGCCGCTTCGTGGAGAGCGATCTCGCCCCCTATGTCCTCGCTACCTTGCACCCTTCGGCGATCCTGCGAATGCCCGATCAAGAGTTACGGGAGGCTTCTCGCGAATCGCTTGTCGAAGATTTGCGTTTGTTGGCCGCCAACGTCGATCGGCGTCCACGGGGTTATGTGGCGTAG
- a CDS encoding endonuclease III domain-containing protein: MDRIREAVRPYPKAAMFELRDRGFGSPFHQLIGCILSIRTLDEVSLPAAIRLFEQAPTAADVAKMSVAQIDELIRTCSFHEGKAAQILEIAQIAEERFGGELPCDFAVLTSFRGVGPKCANLALGVACDQAGIAVDVHVHRVTNRWGYVGAPTPELTMTQLEAILPKKYWIEINALLVPFGKHICTGRAPKCSTCPVLDMCRQVGVTSHR, from the coding sequence ATGGACCGCATTCGGGAGGCGGTGCGCCCGTATCCAAAGGCGGCGATGTTCGAGTTGAGGGACCGTGGCTTCGGCTCGCCGTTCCACCAGCTCATTGGGTGCATACTTTCCATCCGCACTCTCGACGAGGTCTCGCTGCCCGCCGCGATCCGTCTTTTCGAACAAGCTCCCACCGCGGCCGATGTCGCGAAGATGTCCGTCGCCCAGATCGACGAACTCATCCGAACTTGCTCGTTTCACGAGGGGAAGGCCGCGCAAATCCTGGAGATCGCCCAGATTGCGGAAGAACGCTTTGGCGGAGAATTGCCTTGCGACTTTGCCGTTCTAACCTCCTTTCGAGGCGTCGGCCCTAAGTGCGCGAATCTCGCTCTCGGCGTCGCCTGCGACCAAGCAGGGATCGCGGTAGACGTCCATGTTCACCGCGTCACCAATCGGTGGGGCTACGTGGGGGCGCCGACACCGGAGCTAACGATGACGCAGCTCGAGGCGATCTTGCCGAAGAAGTATTGGATCGAGATCAACGCCCTGCTCGTGCCGTTCGGCAAACACATATGCACCGGCCGCGCCCCTAAGTGTTCCACCTGCCCGGTGCTCGACATGTGCCGCCAGGTCGGCGTCACCTCCCATCGGTGA
- a CDS encoding DUF2382 domain-containing protein, translated as MPHSDRKFVTDKRGVTGTLTTRVVEPNNVAVDAEGTTYLVPRKALTADGETGYRVGFSFEGLPTVPIHPAHLLNMHAIPGDMNMDLPPVQPDLASPPFTDLDRMVEVEDVEIERVPMDEILDTAPEVRQEGDVTIIPVVEEFLVVQRKLRLKEEIRVTKTRRSVPGRSSAFVEEPANRAHLA; from the coding sequence ATGCCACATTCCGACCGAAAGTTCGTAACCGACAAGCGGGGGGTGACCGGGACGCTGACGACGCGCGTCGTGGAGCCGAACAACGTGGCCGTCGATGCCGAGGGAACGACTTATCTCGTCCCTCGAAAAGCGTTAACCGCCGATGGCGAAACCGGCTACCGCGTCGGGTTCTCGTTCGAAGGGTTGCCGACGGTGCCGATCCATCCGGCGCATCTCTTGAACATGCATGCGATACCAGGTGATATGAATATGGATTTACCACCAGTACAGCCAGATTTGGCCTCGCCGCCTTTTACCGATCTCGATCGGATGGTGGAGGTCGAGGATGTCGAGATCGAGCGAGTCCCGATGGACGAAATACTCGACACGGCGCCCGAGGTAAGGCAGGAAGGGGACGTCACGATCATCCCGGTGGTGGAGGAGTTTCTCGTCGTGCAACGAAAACTTCGCCTCAAAGAGGAGATCCGGGTTACCAAAACCCGCCGGAGCGTCCCGGGGCGAAGCTCGGCCTTCGTGGAAGAGCCGGCCAATCGTGCCCATTTGGCGTAG
- the hslU gene encoding ATP-dependent protease ATPase subunit HslU, translated as MPLPIEDLTPRQIVAELDKYIVGQNAAKRAVAVALRNRYRRQQLPEAEREDVLPKNILMMGPTGVGKTEIARRLAQLARAPFVKVEATKFTEVGYVGRDVESMVRDLVSVAVRLVEKERYEAVREDAEREAENRLVEMLDDTPAVWNRYQTSVFTGQEEPEEVDWEAEEREREQRREEIRAKLRSGEFDDRMVEIDVEESNNPFLQVFTPGGMEEMGIDTNQLGGAFGGTKHSTRKSYVREAREVLIEEESKKMVDRSSIQREAINRAEQSGIIFLDEIDKVAGKSGGSGPDVSREGVQRDLLPIIEGSTVASKFGSIRTDHILFIAAGAFHMSKPSDLIPELQGRLPIRVELESLSQDDFRRILLEPKNALTKQYVKLLAVEGVDISFSADAMDQIAKMAAEVNEKTENIGARRLHTMMERLLEPELFDAPETAVNVRFDAALVERRLAPFVREAVTNRSIL; from the coding sequence ATCGGTACCGCCGACAGCAGCTACCGGAAGCGGAACGCGAGGACGTACTGCCGAAGAACATCCTCATGATGGGCCCGACCGGCGTCGGCAAAACCGAGATCGCGCGGCGTCTTGCCCAGCTCGCCCGCGCCCCATTCGTCAAGGTTGAGGCGACCAAATTCACCGAGGTCGGTTACGTCGGCCGCGACGTGGAATCGATGGTTCGCGACCTTGTTTCGGTCGCCGTGCGGCTTGTCGAGAAGGAACGGTACGAAGCGGTGCGCGAGGATGCCGAGCGGGAGGCGGAGAACCGCCTCGTGGAGATGCTCGACGACACGCCCGCCGTGTGGAACCGATATCAGACCAGCGTCTTCACCGGCCAGGAAGAGCCCGAAGAGGTCGATTGGGAAGCTGAGGAGAGGGAGCGAGAGCAGCGCCGGGAGGAGATCCGGGCGAAGCTCCGATCGGGTGAATTCGACGACCGGATGGTCGAGATCGACGTCGAGGAGTCGAACAACCCGTTCCTCCAAGTCTTCACGCCGGGCGGCATGGAGGAGATGGGGATCGACACGAACCAGCTCGGGGGGGCGTTCGGCGGAACCAAGCACTCGACTCGCAAGAGCTACGTTCGCGAAGCCCGCGAGGTGTTGATCGAGGAAGAGTCGAAGAAGATGGTCGACCGGAGCAGCATCCAGCGCGAGGCGATCAACCGGGCCGAGCAGTCGGGAATCATCTTTTTGGACGAGATCGACAAGGTGGCGGGAAAGTCGGGCGGAAGCGGTCCCGACGTCTCTCGGGAAGGGGTTCAGCGCGACCTGCTGCCGATCATCGAAGGGTCAACCGTCGCCTCTAAGTTCGGTTCGATCCGCACCGACCACATTCTCTTTATCGCCGCCGGCGCGTTCCATATGTCCAAGCCGAGCGACTTGATTCCGGAGCTTCAGGGACGCCTCCCGATCCGAGTGGAGCTAGAAAGCCTGAGCCAAGACGACTTCCGCCGCATCCTTCTCGAGCCGAAGAATGCGTTGACGAAGCAGTACGTGAAGCTGTTGGCGGTGGAAGGGGTGGACATCTCGTTCTCTGCCGATGCCATGGACCAGATCGCCAAGATGGCCGCCGAGGTGAACGAGAAGACGGAGAATATCGGCGCCCGCCGACTTCACACCATGATGGAGCGCCTCCTCGAACCAGAGCTATTCGACGCCCCTGAGACCGCGGTCAACGTCCGCTTCGACGCCGCTCTCGTCGAGCGCCGCTTAGCCCCATTTGTCCGCGAAGCGGTCACCAACCGTTCGATTTTGTAA